From the Halorhabdus utahensis DSM 12940 genome, one window contains:
- a CDS encoding ribbon-helix-helix domain-containing protein, translated as MSDADTDSGGGGPEKTNINVRLTETLLEDIDATWGEEGYNSRSEFIRETLRDAVRHPGLTRKSWKEIAAVEHARRTGDSETFSRDELLNDDE; from the coding sequence ATGTCTGATGCAGATACGGATAGTGGCGGTGGTGGACCCGAAAAGACGAATATCAACGTCCGTCTCACGGAGACGTTACTCGAAGACATCGACGCGACGTGGGGCGAGGAGGGGTACAATAGCCGAAGCGAGTTCATTCGGGAAACCCTTCGTGATGCCGTCCGGCACCCCGGTCTCACCCGCAAGAGCTGGAAGGAGATCGCGGCGGTCGAGCACGCACGCCGAACGGGTGACAGCGAGACGTTCTCCCGCGACGAGTTGCTGAACGACGATGAGTGA
- a CDS encoding type II toxin-antitoxin system RelE family toxin, with protein MSEEWTWQLRAPAKRTYDDLDEHARSRITDKLDDIVTDRWRDPDDYLEPLTGAPHSKLRIGQFRLGAECDHDDQVLDIYTIERRGGAYKPGDD; from the coding sequence ATGAGTGAAGAGTGGACGTGGCAGCTACGGGCACCGGCCAAGCGGACGTACGACGATCTCGACGAACACGCACGATCGCGAATTACGGACAAGCTGGACGACATCGTCACCGATCGGTGGCGCGACCCCGACGACTACCTCGAACCGCTGACCGGGGCACCACATTCGAAGCTCCGGATCGGCCAGTTTCGGCTCGGTGCCGAGTGTGACCACGACGATCAGGTTCTCGACATCTACACGATCGAACGACGTGGCGGGGCGTATAAGCCAGGCGACGATTAG